In Campylobacter sp. RM16187, the DNA window TGCTGCATCTGTAACTACAGCCTCGCTTGTATTTTTTTATTTTGAAGATATGTCTATAAATATTGCCAAAAATAGCTCTTCAACATATGAGATAAAAAATACTAATGCAAATCAAATGAAGACACCAGAAACTATACTCAAAGATACTCTACCTAATACATATAACAATACATTAAATAATGATAATATAATAAACAATGAATCTACTATTGAAAATAATGATATTAACGATATGCAACAATCTTTGGCAAAAAATGATTTAGAACAACCGATTAAAGAATTAAAAAATACCAATACGAATCCTATAGAGACAGTATCGAGTGAAATCACTGGCATAAGAAAAGAAGTTATACTAAGCGCTCCCACTGAAGAAACTATAAATTTAAATGCTGAAAATGTGAGTCTCAAAAACGATAGCCCGATAGAGAGCCAAAAAGTATTCAAATTTGAAATACAATCTTCTAATTTAGATATCTCTGTAGATGAGTTAAAGACTAAATTTGATAAATCAAACAGCTCTGATTTAGCTGTGCTTATAGCCAAAAAATACTATGATATAGAAGATTATAAAAATAGTGAAAAATGGGCTCTGATAGCTAATGAACTAGATAGTGACAATGAAGAGAGTTGGGTAATTTTTGCGAAATCCAAGTATAATTTAGGTCAAAAATATGATGCAGTTAAGGTGCTTAGAATTTACAATGACAAAACAAACTCAAAAGAGATTGAGGATTTAATAAAACATATTGAGAGTAATGCCATATAAATTTAATTTTATATTAAGGAGCATAAGTAGGATATAAAAAACTTAATATATAAATATTAAAATCTATTTTTATTGCAGCAAGTCAAAAAGGAGAATAAAGTGGCAGATATGATTTATGATTTATTTTTATCTACTGCCTTTAAAAACAATATAATATCTGAGCAGCAAAAACAGGATATA includes these proteins:
- a CDS encoding transformation system protein encodes the protein MLEVQEILELERKWRVYDKQRKNSKGNKDKKYQTYMLVAILAASVTTASLVFFYFEDMSINIAKNSSSTYEIKNTNANQMKTPETILKDTLPNTYNNTLNNDNIINNESTIENNDINDMQQSLAKNDLEQPIKELKNTNTNPIETVSSEITGIRKEVILSAPTEETINLNAENVSLKNDSPIESQKVFKFEIQSSNLDISVDELKTKFDKSNSSDLAVLIAKKYYDIEDYKNSEKWALIANELDSDNEESWVIFAKSKYNLGQKYDAVKVLRIYNDKTNSKEIEDLIKHIESNAI